The nucleotide window CAATGCCCtcggcatgtgtgtgtgagtggttaAAAGCTTGTAATGAGCTGGTACTTTTAGAGGTTGTCAGACCAAAAAAGTGTTGTATAAATACAGTTCATTTACCATTTCTCACACATTCATACGATGGCTAGGCCACCAGCTCATTACAAgcttttaaccattcacacgcactcacacactcattttaaagctgtaaCCCACTTTACTCTTAAATCATGAGAGTTCATTCTTTCACTAGCTTCATCAGCAATAATCAGCTGATTGAAACGTTGCGTTGTCAAACTTAGTTTTGTTGCTGTCACCGTGGATGAAGAGAAACTTAGCATGAGGTGAACAATTGGACTAATTGGCCTTGTAAGAGATATTCTGGTGCTGTCTTTCAACTAGGGCCCTGAGGAAACATCTGACCCAGTCAGAGATGCGTCGGGCAGCGAGAAAGCCTCATCTCCTGGTCCGGATCAAGCTGCCGCTGCCCCCCCGCTCCCTGGCAATGCCCCTGCTCCCATCCAGCACCAGCGAACCCATAGTCCTGGAGGACTGAAAAGGAGGGACGCCAGGGTCTTTGAACAGGACATGGGGGTCGGTCGGGAGTTGGGGAGGGTCTGTGCTCAGGCCGTCTCTTAACAGGCAGAACAGTATGCCATACCAGTAGTCTTTTATTTTCCCTCTTatcagtgtcatttttctttaGTCCTCTGTTACTTCCCAAAAGTTGTGTccaacatacaaacacacacacacacacacacacacacacacacacacacacacacacactctctctctctctcatgacTGTACATTTCCATCATATTGAATGCATACataacacacactcgcacagcATCTTGGGCTTTGTGGTATTTTATTGCAGATCCTGAATTATTTTGCTACCCTCTTCAATGccatctgtttttaaatgtgtaattTAAATCAATCAATTTCTCATCCTGAAACAATGGTGATAAAgcacactttgtttttcctccacgTCTCTATCTTTGTGTAAATATATGCATCATGTACGGGGCAACACCGGCAGTATGTAAGCAGAATGGGGGGTGGGGAGTGGAAATGGGAGAGTGTGTGGGACAGCTGTAGCGGGCCAAAGGTCAAATTTGATTTGAAGATTTCACTCATGCACTCCTTTACTCCATTCCAGCAGGGAAAAATCGAACCGTTAATTGTAGCTCACTGACTGTGCACGTGTCCATTGGTCAAGTTGAGGACGTGTTGGACAGAGCTGCCCTCCGtcagtgtgaacacagtgtTTGACCCATCTAATGCCATTTTccgtttctctgtgtctgtaacTTGTAAACGTCATCAGTCAGGAGTCAAGCATGAGCCTGCTACAGGGGTTAATATATCCTGACAGGTCAAATCCTTCCTCAGAGGTTCATCTCATGTGCACCTCTCAGCATTCTCTGTCTAATGAGAGTCCCTCAGTGAATGAGCACAAAACAACTTGAGCAGTGTGACAGTCGAGATGTGACggtgcagagacagacgtgcAAACAGAACCAAACTGCAGACAGTGAGGTTGGGATGTAGAGTGGAATCGTGACTTTATTCAAACCCACAGCTTTGGCTCGCTATCGTCTGAGCTGCTTGTGTAGTTTGACACATAGCATTCATACAAAATCAAAAGTGCACCTTCAAAGTAGTACTATCAGTGTTAGGCCTGCAGCCTTTATGCTGTTCTAAATTCATCTGTTGGCTCCCTTTGTTTGAGGACTTTGTTAAGTGATTTAAAAGTCCCTGTCAGTTCTCCAAAGGAAcatctgaaaatgtttgctttgacCAACCAATAGTCCAAACCCCACATCTTCACTCTACCATGCCTTTTCCATCTTTACTTACCTTTACTGTCTGTTCTTAGAGCCTGACTTGCTCCTCAGTCGTCCTGGCAGCCTTTAAAGGTGGGGTGCGCCATTCTGGAAAAAGATAGTTGATATTCACTGACTTTGAACTTCGATGCGTACATCCTCACAGTCCACTAGATGttctgtgtgtgagctgtgaagGACAGATGGTAATATCAACAGTTTCTTACCAAaatgactcaccccacctttaaaTTGTTGATACAGGTGGGAAaatgcacagcacacacacatcaggggTTTGTGTGTTCACTTAATCCTGCTCATGACTTGCAGTTTACTAATCCTGACATTAAcgcttcagtttgttttgtgctcCACACCATCTCCAACTTTGTCTCGCACTTGTCCTTTTTTTAAGAAAGTCGagcattttgtcttttatctcCTGTCACTTGATCGCCATGCTTTTATAGCCACTTTTAGCCGGATTGAAGGGAGAAGGACCCTAGCTCCTGTTCTCTTGACCTCACCCCAAGACAATTGAACAGGCAGTCTGGAATCAAAGGATCACTGCTCGAATCATCTGTAGGTTTACAGTGCAGGAGGGATCATATGTAGTCTTTGAGCAAGTTCAACTTATTGTGCTGACCATGGAGTTGCAGGAACAGTTGTGGCTTTGAGGTACTATGTTTGAGTCTGCAAAACTCTGAAACAAAGCCAtaataatgtgcaaaaaaaagaaaaagaggaagggtTGACGTCCTTTAAGAGCAGACTCTTAACTATGAAGTAATGTTTAGACTaaagctgcagcatttctgaTAAAGTACTGTTTGGTTGGTTGGAATGAAACTGATGCAATTATGTTCCTGGTCAGTTGATAAAAGTCTGTTGATAAGGCAGCAATATGTAAATGTCCATGAGACAGTTAGGGCCAAAAATTAAGTTCTAAAATGAATATTACAAATAACAAACTGAGACTAAAGTCGAGCTTTGTCTCCACGTATTGATTCATTCAGAGCTTTTTTCATATGGCCTTAATCCTCTTCTGTGATGGCTGATGATGCAGAAGTGATGTTTTTGATTGTGATTGGGCATGAAGATGATGTGAAAGGAATCTTCAGCTGTCTCAACTTCTGCTTTATTTTACTTCCCCCTCTTTGTACCATTATGAAAGGGTGAGTACTAAAAGGAAGTTGTTAATTGGATAATTATAATGCCTGTGAATCCCCATAGCAGCAAGGGGTTACACTGGTTTTATAAGCAAGTTTGGTCCCCATGTGGGCTTTGTAAtatttctccaaaaaaaaaaaaaaagaaaagaaattgaagTGTTGAGTTTGTAGCAAATACTAATCTGTGTAAAGAAAAGTGGAAAACTGGCatattttaaacttttttaCATCTAAAGTGTGTAATTCTGCTCCAGTATTGTGGAGATGGCTCTAATAGGCTACTGTACATGTGAAACATTGCTCTCCTTCATTGGATGGGTGGGCGGGCGGGGGGCTGGTCATCTGAACCAAGGGTGATATTCAAAAGGGACGTGGTGCTGATTTTTGTATGATGGAGAGACAAACATGCTACAATTGAAACTTTTTCTCAAGTGTTTTTTATTCCGATGTCTGTATCCTTTAATGTATCTTgataagaaaagaaataaagattttttttttttcgtggtCAGTCATGGGCTCTTTCTCCACTGATTCTCTGGGTGTTCAAAGGACAGATACCCTCTCCAACCTCCTCACAGGTCTACAGTTCCACATTACAGTTAAAATCATAGTTTCTTTCCAAAAACTTTTTTCATGTTGTCTTGAACAACCTTGACTtacagttctgtgtttttactCAGTTTGTAGAGATGTATTTTCACCCTGACTTTGGATATTTCTCTGTCTTAATACACTTTCAAATTGAAGAACAAGAAAATTTTTCATACATAAATACTTTCTATGGACACCAGAGACACAAATCCACACATGGTGTGAAGTCCATCATATAAAAGTACCGAAGGACTCTGTTTGAGACCAGCTAAAGGAAATATTTGTCTGTTTCTACTCCGCTGTGTTCCTATCAGACGGCTTTTAATTAAGTTTGTTTAGACTACTTCCGACTGAGGTGTTAATTTCAACAAATGTAACGAAGCGGACACTCAGCAGTGTATTCCCTGAGAATCCACACCGACTGGACCATCTTTATGCAAATACATGGACGTTCACGTACGATGACGCTGATATTGTCACAGGTGCTCAGCGGATTGGTCCGTCATCGAGCACGTTCACCACACATGGACGTGATTGGCCGCTTGAAACGCGCTTCGTTGGGCTCGAGCGCACCTGATGCTCATTTCAACTGGAAGGCGGGAGGTGAGAGCTGTTTAAAAGACAATCGGAGAGCAGTCGGTCTTTGACTCCGTAACAAAGCAGCAGTTTTCGGGTCCATGCCATTCTACCGACACGGCTTCACAGTCACTCAGCGGGCTGTCCGACCGTGTTTTCCGCGCCGGGGTCAACCTGCCATATCCTCGCGAGCTACCCTCCATCTGCTGGCAACCATGTTTGAGGTAAATCAAGTAGATTAGAGATGAAGTTTCATCCTTAACACAACGCTGTCTTTTGAATTAGAACATCTCagttcttctccttctttgtAACCTTACGTGACATATTGGTACAAGTACATCATGCGAGTGTATCCGAACGTATGTATGAAATAATTCGGTTAATTGATTTACGTTGCTACAAATGACTTAAGTTTTATAACGTAGTTGTCATCTATCGAGTAACAAAGACTTTCCCTGCTGTTGTAAACACTCATTTTTCTGGAAACcccagcaacatgtttcacttTCTCatagagacaaaaaaaaacaaaaacaaaaacaaaaacaaaaaacgctCAATGAGATTGACTTCAGTTAGAGAAATTAGTGGAACGCAAATTAACCCGGATGTGACGTCAGCTGTGTCTGAACCTTGTTAAACTGCTTGTGTGATTTGAGGGCACTACACAaagcacacatttcacacagtaTTTTAAATTGGACAGTACTGCCCAAGTCAAGGAGCTGAAAATAAATGCTATAAATTGTCTCCTAAAATGATGAgctgtgggctgcacggtggcgcagcaggtagtgcgcgtgcctcacagcacgaaggttgccggttcgatccccgggtcaggcggggcctttctgtgtgaagtttgcatgttcttcccgtgcatgcgtgggttctctccgggtactccggcttcctcccacagaccaaaaacatgctcattaggttaattgatgactctaaattgtccgtaggtgtgagtgtgagtgtgaatggttgtttgtccttgcgtgtggccctgcaatcggctggcgaccggctcagggtgtaccccgcctctcgcccattgtagctgggataggctccagccccccgcaaccccgaaagggataggcggtatagataatggatggatggatgatgagcTGTAGTACACGATGGTAGTAATGGACATCCCTTGAGCTCCTGGAATATCTTTCAGCtattcaaacaaaaatgaaacctTCAACTCTAAGTTAAAGAAACTGGCGCAGCAGATACCAGCAGGGTGATGAGGGCAGACTTGATTAATCAATGCTCAACTCAAACTCtaaattttctgtcttttagaCCAGTAGGGATGATTTATTCCTGCCTTCCTACCAAGATGAGGAGATGGTGGAAAACCTGCTGTCCAGTGACGAGTCCGAtggagatggtggtggtggtggtggagtcTCCCTGGCTAAGGCTCTGCTCCCCCTGGTAGAAtcgtcctctcctcccctcattCCCTGGGTCTGCTCCACCCGCTACAAGACGGAGCTCTGCACCACCTACTCAGCCACTGGTTTCTGCAAGTATGCCGAGCGCTGCCAGTTTGCCCACGGCCTCCATGAGCTCCATGTTCCCTTCCGCCACCCAAAGTACAAGACAGAGTTGTGTCGCAGCTACCACACAACCGGCTACTGCTACTACGGCAGCCGTTGCCTGTTTGTCCACAACCCCACTGAACAACGCCCCACCCAGCGCCGCCGCAGGAATGTCGCCTGTCGCACCTTCCGCTCCTTTGGTGTTTGTCCCTTTGGCACCCGCTGTAACTTCCTACATATAGAGGGTGGAGATGTTGCTAGTGGTCTGGAGTCACCTGATGTTGGTGAAGAGAAGACTCCACCTGTTCCCATCCCCCAGCTCCAACCACACACCAAGGAGTGGAAGCCACGTGGAGCTCTGTGCCGTACTTTCAGCTCCTTTGGTTTCTGCCTGTATGGCACACGTTGTCGCTTCCAGCATGGCCTCCCCAGCAAGATCAAAACCTCTGACCAGACCCAAGGAGGGTCCTTCTATGCTCAGCCGTCCCCTGGCAGTTCAGGTTTACcttcccccacctcccccttcACATCTACCTCACCTAACTCTTcaacctcctcttctcctccatcagcttCCCCTCTCTCCACCCCGCCTGCAGAGGCTACAGCCCACAATGCCTTCACCTTCTCCAGTCAGCACCTGAGtgacctgctgctgccactggccctccacctgcagcagctggagagcagcaAGGCCCAGGAGATCTGGGACAACAGAGCACTCTGAGTGGATGTGGTTGTAGTCAGAACCAGCATCAGCACTGAACAGCACGgctccattattattatttttttttttcccttttcttttaaACTCCCTTTCCCCAAGGtattagttatatttttaaaattGAGGTTGTTTGACTTGAGAGCTTGTGTCAGCAGCTGTTCACTTGTTGACCGGTCCATAGAAAGCCTCCAAAAGGCCCACTGGTTCTATATGGTCTGGTCTCCTGAAACAGTACAGGTGTAGCTATGAttgtaatttaattttttaacTATTGTAAATACTTTATTAATGGAGTAAATGGAATGTGTGACTGcaacatgaataaacaaattTTAATCTCTAGCCTTTCTTGTGACTTATTAGCTTTCAGCACAGTTTACACATGTTAATATGCAAAGAAGTAAACAGAAGTATGAATGCAGCCAGCACAGTGTTCTACTAATGGCCTGAGAGCAAGACCTTGATCCAACATCAGTGTTAGACCTCACTAATTCTCTTGTGTCTGAATTGGAAATCCATGCAGCCAAGTTTCAACATCTcagcagcacattcattttGGAAAGGTTAAGCCAAAATCCTTTTCAGAATAGGGTGGAGATGGCACAATTTCTCGCTTCCTTTCACGCTCTGTTCTCCTTGGATGGA belongs to Chaetodon trifascialis isolate fChaTrf1 chromosome 23, fChaTrf1.hap1, whole genome shotgun sequence and includes:
- the cth1 gene encoding cysteine three histidine 1, whose product is MPFYRHGFTVTQRAVRPCFPRRGQPAISSRATLHLLATMFETSRDDLFLPSYQDEEMVENLLSSDESDGDGGGGGGVSLAKALLPLVESSSPPLIPWVCSTRYKTELCTTYSATGFCKYAERCQFAHGLHELHVPFRHPKYKTELCRSYHTTGYCYYGSRCLFVHNPTEQRPTQRRRRNVACRTFRSFGVCPFGTRCNFLHIEGGDVASGLESPDVGEEKTPPVPIPQLQPHTKEWKPRGALCRTFSSFGFCLYGTRCRFQHGLPSKIKTSDQTQGGSFYAQPSPGSSGLPSPTSPFTSTSPNSSTSSSPPSASPLSTPPAEATAHNAFTFSSQHLSDLLLPLALHLQQLESSKAQEIWDNRAL